A window of the Psychrilyobacter piezotolerans genome harbors these coding sequences:
- a CDS encoding PTS transporter subunit EIIC translates to MKETLQTLGRTMLMPLAVMAIGSVFMGLGGAFTSQGTVNALGLGDIIYSGSTIYNIFFIMKSIGKVVFANLPILYAAGVAFGMSKKEQGWAAFSAVLSYIAFNAIISSMFKINDISAVTTAKTFLVENRGMDIITATKWNSLYTNVLGYFSYRTGIFGGLIIGLIVQKIHNRFYNVKLPMVLSFFAGTRTVPILSLVAGSFAGIICYYVWPTFGLALAELANFISRTGLFGTYLWAMLDKSLLPLGLHHLVTIPLRWTELGGTAIVDGNLVVGTSGIQMAQLGSSEMTKLITRNLNSGRAILHLGSLPGAALAIYHTAKPEQRTKLLGILMPAVLTMILFGITEPLEFTFLFVAPWLFYLVHVPLTGLAFTLAEYFKISIYGSSIKDWLPQIFQFQKLYIVPYFFLVPLFFTAYYFAFRFLILKYNVKTPGREDEDEVKLYSKKDYLEKTGEGKKLEPQFQGARLANDIIMNLGGKENIESLDNCISRLRVIVKDPNKVSEDHTWKGLLKASGIVRKGNALQIIYGVKVQTIAGDVREILY, encoded by the coding sequence ATGAAAGAGACGCTACAAACACTAGGGAGAACGATGCTCATGCCTTTGGCCGTTATGGCAATAGGAAGTGTATTTATGGGATTAGGAGGAGCATTTACTTCTCAAGGGACAGTCAATGCACTGGGATTAGGAGACATTATATATAGCGGGAGCACAATATATAATATATTTTTTATAATGAAATCTATTGGTAAGGTAGTATTTGCTAATCTTCCAATATTATATGCTGCAGGTGTGGCATTCGGGATGTCTAAAAAAGAACAAGGATGGGCAGCATTCTCAGCGGTGTTATCATATATTGCATTTAATGCAATAATATCATCTATGTTTAAAATAAATGATATTTCAGCTGTAACAACTGCAAAAACATTTTTAGTTGAAAACAGAGGTATGGATATAATCACTGCAACTAAATGGAACTCTCTTTATACTAATGTTTTAGGATATTTTTCCTATAGAACCGGTATATTTGGAGGATTAATCATAGGATTAATTGTACAAAAAATACATAATCGTTTTTATAATGTAAAATTACCCATGGTTCTTTCTTTCTTTGCGGGAACAAGGACTGTCCCTATCCTATCATTAGTTGCTGGATCTTTTGCAGGAATTATATGCTACTATGTATGGCCTACGTTTGGATTGGCCTTAGCGGAACTAGCTAACTTTATATCCAGAACAGGTCTATTCGGGACATATCTATGGGCTATGCTAGATAAATCTTTACTGCCATTGGGACTTCATCACTTAGTTACAATCCCGCTAAGATGGACTGAGCTTGGAGGAACAGCTATAGTGGATGGTAATTTAGTAGTGGGAACTTCTGGTATTCAAATGGCACAATTAGGTTCATCTGAAATGACAAAGTTAATCACCAGAAACCTTAACTCTGGAAGAGCTATCTTACATTTAGGGTCTTTACCAGGAGCAGCGCTGGCTATATACCATACAGCAAAGCCTGAACAAAGAACAAAACTTCTTGGAATATTAATGCCAGCAGTATTAACTATGATCTTGTTTGGAATAACTGAACCTTTAGAGTTTACATTTCTGTTTGTAGCTCCTTGGTTATTCTATTTAGTACATGTTCCTCTTACAGGTTTAGCATTTACGTTAGCTGAATACTTTAAAATATCAATATATGGAAGTAGTATTAAAGATTGGTTACCTCAGATATTCCAATTTCAAAAATTATATATTGTTCCATACTTTTTCTTAGTACCTCTATTTTTCACAGCTTATTACTTTGCATTTAGATTCTTAATCTTAAAATACAATGTTAAGACTCCGGGAAGAGAAGATGAAGATGAAGTGAAACTTTATAGCAAAAAGGATTATTTAGAGAAAACAGGTGAAGGAAAAAAATTAGAGCCACAATTTCAAGGAGCTAGACTAGCTAATGATATCATAATGAATCTAGGTGGGAAAGAAAATATAGAAAGCTTAGACAACTGTATTTCTAGACTAAGAGTAATAGTAAAAGATCCAAATAAAGTATCTGAAGATCATACATGGAAGGGATTATTAAAAGCATCAGGAATTGTTCGTAAAGGAAATGCACTTCAGATAATTTATGGTGTTAAAGTACAGACAATTGCTGGAGATGTAAGAGAAATATTATATTAA
- a CDS encoding CehA/McbA family metallohydrolase: MLIEGVFLSKFPEKIIHRFHVEDAKENITIFLKNCIFEHVIAVLKDPKGRIRGTFTLKTYNRVYSIFKEFNRTSNLFKEGDLDKGEWTLTLIKNYDCRGEYSIEILEDMKIYHGDDYRKIQEVSTKGEKGWYFGELHCHTNFSDGKISQLEVYNGYKEKKLNYLFITDHNVISNKGINRDWNLFSGTELTLDNKGHFNIYGVDLIDYAELFKENLDPCENVKRILFEVKGKKESLISLNHPFQNSTGLKYNLPMELFHTIELINCPYKEKEEMINKSILAFDYLWSKGYKIFGVAGSDTHKGIKGYKTTVGIPKNATYLEEGLNQKKILEALKYGRNYITFDDEIDIKIYSIEKNYILGDQIDEEITYFVKSKEEVLWHGILNGKKIYSEKNSEFKIKIKLDKGENFRVEGHNLDGGIRYFLNPIYNKVGIVEYISWYDVENHINKGE; the protein is encoded by the coding sequence ATGTTAATAGAAGGAGTATTTTTATCGAAGTTTCCAGAAAAAATTATACACAGGTTTCATGTGGAGGATGCCAAGGAAAATATAACTATTTTTTTAAAAAACTGTATATTTGAACATGTAATCGCCGTATTGAAAGATCCAAAGGGTAGAATAAGGGGGACATTTACCTTAAAAACCTACAATAGAGTTTATTCTATTTTTAAAGAATTTAATAGAACTTCGAATTTATTTAAAGAAGGGGATCTGGATAAAGGGGAATGGACATTAACTCTCATAAAAAATTATGACTGTCGAGGAGAATATTCTATAGAAATACTAGAGGATATGAAAATTTACCATGGGGATGATTATAGGAAAATTCAAGAAGTCTCAACAAAAGGAGAAAAAGGATGGTATTTTGGAGAATTGCATTGCCACACTAATTTTTCAGATGGAAAAATATCTCAATTAGAGGTCTACAATGGATATAAAGAAAAAAAATTGAATTATTTATTTATAACAGACCACAATGTCATATCTAACAAAGGGATTAATAGGGATTGGAATCTTTTTTCAGGAACAGAGTTGACCTTGGACAATAAAGGGCATTTCAATATATATGGAGTAGATCTTATAGATTATGCAGAGTTATTTAAAGAAAATCTGGATCCTTGTGAAAATGTAAAAAGAATTTTATTTGAGGTGAAAGGCAAAAAAGAGAGTCTGATCTCATTAAATCATCCATTTCAAAATAGTACAGGATTAAAATACAATTTACCCATGGAACTTTTTCATACAATTGAACTCATAAATTGTCCCTATAAAGAAAAAGAAGAGATGATAAATAAATCTATTTTAGCTTTCGATTATTTATGGAGTAAGGGATATAAGATTTTTGGAGTAGCTGGAAGTGATACACATAAGGGTATAAAAGGGTATAAGACAACAGTTGGAATCCCTAAAAATGCCACATATTTAGAGGAAGGATTAAATCAAAAAAAAATATTGGAAGCATTAAAATATGGAAGGAACTATATAACTTTTGACGATGAGATAGATATTAAGATTTATTCTATAGAAAAAAATTATATTTTAGGTGACCAGATAGATGAAGAGATAACTTATTTTGTCAAATCGAAAGAGGAGGTTCTATGGCATGGTATTTTAAATGGGAAAAAAATTTATTCTGAAAAAAATTCAGAATTTAAAATAAAAATAAAATTAGACAAAGGAGAAAACTTTAGAGTTGAAGGGCATAATTTAGATGGTGGGATACGATATTTTTTGAATCCAATTTATAATAAAGTTGGAATTGTAGAGTATATAAGTTGGTACGATGTAGAAAATCATATAAATAAGGGGGAATAA
- a CDS encoding MurR/RpiR family transcriptional regulator, with the protein MSISIRKLVSKYSLTQSEEIVLTYILENLDDVLDYGVRKVAKDCFCSTSVVMHLAKKMNLKGFVDMVYHFKSLTSKNHENHEFINYFEKNHTKLEELKKILETSSNEAIYIMGNGFSKIISRYFQERLTKHGYLAFVNEHLELLETPHTKSPLAIIISESGETKYSVKQLNKCIKNDIKVISFTCNIENTIQQNSFLNLSIENSAYIKSLNTDFNCFFSNLIMTIDALMSTLESKCL; encoded by the coding sequence ATGAGTATCAGTATACGTAAATTAGTTAGTAAATATTCTTTGACTCAATCTGAAGAGATTGTTTTAACTTATATCTTAGAAAATTTAGATGATGTTTTAGACTATGGGGTTCGTAAAGTTGCTAAAGATTGTTTTTGTTCTACATCTGTAGTCATGCATCTTGCTAAAAAAATGAACTTAAAAGGTTTTGTGGATATGGTTTATCATTTTAAAAGCTTAACTTCCAAAAATCATGAAAATCATGAATTTATAAATTATTTTGAAAAAAACCATACTAAACTGGAAGAGTTAAAAAAAATCTTAGAAACATCTTCTAATGAAGCTATCTACATAATGGGGAATGGATTTTCAAAAATTATAAGCCGTTATTTTCAAGAGCGCTTAACAAAGCATGGATATCTTGCATTTGTAAATGAACATTTAGAACTTTTAGAAACACCTCATACAAAGTCTCCTTTAGCTATTATTATTTCTGAATCTGGAGAAACGAAGTATTCTGTAAAGCAATTAAACAAATGTATAAAAAATGATATAAAAGTTATCTCTTTTACATGTAATATTGAAAATACTATACAACAAAATTCTTTTCTGAATTTATCTATTGAAAACAGTGCTTATATTAAATCTTTAAATACTGATTTTAATTGTTTTTTTTCAAATTTAATTATGACAATAGATGCTCTTATGTCCACTTTGGAATCAAAATGCTTATAA
- a CDS encoding DMT family transporter, whose translation MNIGYLLMISSMIIWGSIGIFVRYIDQPPEVIVFFRVFIAFIVLGILKFTKKKDSTSNKLSLKEYLILSMSGLFIALNWFFFFRAIKVTTIASATMSYYVAPVIVTILSVFLLKESINKRTLIAVGLSFSGIILMTLMGSQKGSNFSMTGVGYGLIAAFFYALVTISVKKLKDVPSHKISLFQMGISSLIFFPVIKNMKRFNTLSLILMIIVGVIHTCIALNLYFEGIKRIKVQHVGVLSYIDPLGAVILGGIFFNEMPGIPTIIGGGMILSATYLILKRKG comes from the coding sequence ATGAATATAGGATATCTTTTGATGATATCATCAATGATTATATGGGGAAGTATCGGGATATTTGTACGATATATTGATCAGCCGCCAGAGGTTATAGTCTTTTTCAGAGTATTTATAGCATTTATAGTACTTGGAATATTAAAATTTACAAAAAAGAAAGATAGCACAAGCAATAAATTGTCTTTGAAAGAATATTTAATCCTTTCTATGAGCGGATTATTTATTGCTCTCAATTGGTTTTTCTTTTTTCGGGCAATTAAAGTTACAACTATTGCTTCAGCAACAATGAGTTACTATGTAGCCCCTGTTATCGTAACTATACTTTCTGTTTTTCTGTTAAAGGAAAGTATCAATAAAAGAACTTTAATTGCTGTTGGACTAAGCTTTTCGGGGATAATTTTAATGACCCTGATGGGGTCTCAAAAAGGCAGTAATTTTAGCATGACAGGTGTGGGGTATGGGTTGATCGCGGCATTTTTTTACGCCTTAGTTACAATCAGTGTAAAAAAATTGAAAGATGTTCCATCCCATAAAATCAGTTTATTTCAAATGGGAATCTCCTCCTTGATCTTTTTTCCTGTGATCAAAAATATGAAGAGATTCAATACCCTGTCTTTAATCTTAATGATTATAGTGGGGGTCATCCACACATGTATAGCATTAAACCTCTATTTTGAAGGAATAAAAAGAATAAAAGTTCAGCATGTGGGAGTTTTATCCTATATAGATCCATTGGGAGCTGTTATATTAGGAGGAATATTTTTTAATGAAATGCCAGGAATCCCAACAATTATAGGAGGGGGGATGATTTTATCGGCCACCTATCTAATTTTAAAAAGAAAAGGGTAA
- a CDS encoding HD domain-containing phosphohydrolase, protein MNKLLFSIFILLSVSIYGIENLNIPLNKDEKEWITANKNKNITIYLDKDRGILNYYSKGKRKGVFPNIIKVLEENTGLSFNIIDEDTEIFESSVDLGIPDIVMGVEDYKRNNKEYEYIDTPVELDGVAITRKDYPSIDFKEDNFGKKIVYEEGDQIKNKIIKKYGNLITLISKPNQKEAVEAILSKEADVYIEDYQEALKYLVKTPNNNVKLNYFSKVIKTDYYTGGKAEFQPLLDIIERIFDNKDLTMKFFHEETLSYTKNKLEISNEIQEYIKNRKKIKVFLPSFEEFPQLFYINENKVPEGFLNNYFYEIDKILGIQIEFERENIDFDVDPFILSVNGEELISENEEILITEPYTQIPLLIFNSSDESYVPYFDNLKKYRIAVVRNSFIERYLLYKGLGNNLIRFKNIREVLTAVSSKKADILIGELQQIDYFSKLYSIRDLQVAGTIQDKLELSFGIPKEDKTLYFLINSLNNEFSYRIKEDKDKFFIQKIKIAKDYKLSIVISAVSILLLSFVYNHLRKFKNTSMKLKKLTIGLVETLENANTFNDEDTGAHIKRLNKYSELLAEELKMPNYFVNEIGLYASLHDVGKIGIPDNILKKPGKLTEEEFETMKNHVEIGYNLMKDLDISPVALNIVRYHHEKWNGLGYGKGLKGEEIPIEARIVALADVYDALRQERVYKKAFTHEKSIEIIRSESGRHFDPEIVKIFIKKHKNFERIFEEN, encoded by the coding sequence ATGAATAAATTATTATTTTCAATTTTTATTTTATTGAGTGTTTCTATTTATGGGATAGAAAATTTAAATATTCCATTAAATAAAGATGAAAAAGAGTGGATTACAGCAAATAAAAATAAAAATATAACGATTTATTTGGATAAGGACAGAGGGATATTAAATTATTATTCAAAGGGAAAAAGAAAGGGTGTTTTTCCTAATATAATTAAAGTATTGGAAGAAAACACAGGACTTAGTTTTAACATAATCGATGAAGATACTGAAATATTTGAGAGTTCTGTAGATTTGGGGATTCCTGATATAGTAATGGGTGTAGAAGACTATAAAAGAAATAATAAAGAATATGAGTATATAGATACACCTGTTGAATTAGATGGAGTTGCGATTACCAGAAAAGATTATCCTTCTATTGATTTTAAAGAAGATAATTTTGGAAAAAAAATTGTCTATGAAGAGGGAGACCAGATAAAAAATAAAATTATAAAGAAATACGGGAACCTAATTACATTGATCTCTAAACCAAATCAAAAAGAAGCTGTAGAAGCTATATTGTCTAAAGAGGCGGATGTTTATATCGAAGATTATCAGGAGGCTTTAAAATATTTAGTCAAAACGCCAAACAATAATGTAAAATTAAATTATTTTTCAAAAGTTATTAAAACGGATTATTATACTGGAGGAAAGGCAGAATTTCAGCCTTTGTTAGATATTATAGAGAGAATTTTTGATAATAAAGATCTGACAATGAAGTTTTTTCATGAGGAAACACTGAGTTATACGAAAAATAAGTTGGAGATATCCAATGAAATTCAAGAATATATTAAAAACAGGAAAAAAATAAAGGTTTTTCTTCCTTCCTTTGAAGAATTTCCACAGCTTTTCTATATCAATGAAAATAAGGTCCCAGAAGGATTTTTAAATAATTACTTCTATGAAATTGATAAAATATTGGGAATACAAATAGAGTTTGAAAGAGAAAATATAGATTTTGATGTAGACCCATTTATACTGAGTGTCAATGGGGAAGAATTAATATCTGAAAATGAAGAAATACTCATAACAGAACCTTATACCCAGATACCATTATTGATTTTTAATAGTAGTGATGAAAGCTACGTCCCGTATTTTGATAATCTAAAAAAATATCGTATTGCTGTAGTAAGAAATTCTTTTATTGAAAGGTATCTTTTGTATAAAGGATTAGGGAATAATTTAATAAGGTTTAAAAATATAAGAGAAGTATTGACAGCAGTAAGTTCTAAAAAAGCGGATATTTTAATAGGGGAATTGCAGCAAATTGATTATTTTTCAAAATTATATAGTATAAGAGATCTGCAGGTTGCAGGGACTATCCAGGATAAGCTGGAGTTAAGTTTTGGAATACCCAAAGAAGATAAAACCCTTTATTTTTTAATAAATTCATTGAACAATGAATTTTCTTATAGAATAAAAGAAGATAAAGATAAATTTTTTATCCAAAAAATAAAAATAGCAAAAGATTATAAATTATCTATAGTTATCTCCGCAGTTTCAATTCTCCTGCTAAGTTTCGTTTATAATCATTTAAGAAAATTTAAAAACACTTCTATGAAGTTAAAAAAATTAACTATTGGTCTGGTTGAAACTCTGGAAAATGCCAATACATTCAACGATGAAGATACAGGTGCACATATAAAACGATTAAACAAATATTCAGAATTATTGGCTGAAGAACTTAAAATGCCGAATTATTTTGTAAATGAAATAGGATTATATGCTTCCCTTCATGATGTGGGAAAGATAGGGATACCTGATAATATATTAAAAAAACCCGGGAAATTGACAGAGGAAGAATTTGAAACAATGAAAAATCATGTGGAAATAGGATATAATCTTATGAAAGATCTGGATATTAGTCCGGTAGCTTTAAATATAGTCAGATATCATCATGAAAAATGGAATGGTCTGGGATATGGAAAAGGTTTAAAAGGAGAAGAGATCCCAATTGAAGCAAGGATAGTGGCTTTGGCAGATGTATACGATGCATTGCGTCAGGAAAGGGTTTATAAAAAAGCCTTTACCCATGAAAAATCTATAGAGATAATAAGATCTGAAAGTGGCAGACATTTTGACCCTGAAATAGTTAAAATTTTTATAAAAAAACATAAAAATTTTGAAAGGATTTTCGAGGAAAATTAA
- a CDS encoding N-acetylneuraminate lyase, translating into MKTKLGGIYSALMVAYDEDGNINENGTREIIRHNIHKMEVDGLYVGGSTGENFMISTEEKKRILYIAMDEGRGQVKLMAQVGSVNLKEAVELGKYATDLGYDALSAVTPFYYKFDFEEIKNYYNTIIEATGNYMVIYFIPSLTGVNLSLDQFGELFENEKIIGVKFSHGDFFLLERLRKAYPDHLIYAGLDEMMLSAAVLHVDGGIGSTYNVNGIRAKQIYTLAKGGKIKEARELQHTTNDLIEGILANGLYQTIKEIMKTQGVDAGYCRQPTKRLSEEGIIAAKELAEKYL; encoded by the coding sequence ATGAAAACAAAATTAGGTGGTATCTATTCAGCATTAATGGTGGCATATGATGAAGACGGCAATATAAATGAAAATGGAACCAGAGAAATTATCAGACATAATATCCACAAGATGGAGGTAGACGGCTTATATGTAGGCGGAAGTACAGGGGAAAATTTCATGATATCTACAGAGGAGAAAAAAAGAATTCTTTATATCGCCATGGATGAAGGAAGGGGTCAGGTTAAACTTATGGCACAGGTGGGATCTGTAAATTTAAAAGAAGCTGTGGAGCTTGGAAAATATGCCACCGATCTGGGGTATGACGCACTGTCAGCAGTAACTCCTTTTTACTATAAATTTGATTTTGAGGAGATAAAGAACTATTACAATACAATTATAGAGGCCACTGGAAATTATATGGTGATCTATTTCATACCATCTTTAACAGGAGTAAATCTCAGCCTGGATCAATTTGGCGAACTTTTTGAAAATGAAAAAATAATAGGAGTAAAGTTTAGCCATGGAGATTTTTTCCTTCTGGAAAGACTTAGAAAGGCATACCCAGACCACCTTATATACGCAGGTTTAGATGAGATGATGTTATCGGCTGCGGTCCTTCATGTAGATGGCGGAATAGGAAGTACATATAATGTGAATGGAATAAGAGCAAAACAAATATACACCCTTGCTAAAGGAGGAAAAATAAAGGAAGCCAGAGAACTACAGCATACAACCAATGACTTGATAGAGGGAATCCTGGCCAACGGCTTATACCAGACAATCAAAGAGATTATGAAAACTCAAGGGGTAGATGCAGGGTATTGCAGACAGCCTACAAAAAGGCTTTCAGAGGAAGGAATTATAGCAGCAAAGGAATTGGCTGAAAAATATTTATAG
- a CDS encoding GNAT family N-acetyltransferase gives MELKIRNGRLEDVEACFILEGKTFPEDEAACKENIEIRLRKFAEGFIVGELDGKIAAHINSGSTNQEDITDEEFKGLIGHEDGGKNIVIFSVAVDPIHQKKGIAKMMMKEFIEVSKKMGKEKILLLCKENLMKMYERMGYKKIGISASTHGGAVWYEMEQTL, from the coding sequence ATGGAATTAAAGATTAGAAATGGAAGATTGGAAGATGTTGAAGCTTGTTTTATCCTGGAAGGGAAAACATTTCCAGAGGATGAAGCAGCCTGTAAGGAAAATATAGAAATAAGGTTAAGAAAATTTGCAGAAGGATTTATAGTAGGAGAGTTAGATGGGAAGATAGCAGCCCATATAAATAGTGGTTCTACCAATCAGGAAGACATAACAGATGAAGAGTTCAAGGGTCTCATCGGTCATGAAGATGGAGGGAAAAATATAGTTATTTTTTCAGTAGCTGTGGATCCTATTCATCAAAAAAAAGGAATAGCTAAGATGATGATGAAAGAATTTATTGAGGTATCTAAGAAGATGGGAAAGGAGAAGATCCTTCTACTCTGTAAGGAAAATCTTATGAAAATGTATGAAAGAATGGGATATAAGAAGATAGGAATTTCAGCTTCTACCCATGGGGGAGCTGTGTGGTATGAGATGGAGCAGACTTTATAG
- a CDS encoding sensor domain-containing diguanylate cyclase, whose protein sequence is MNIKKKVIKISIISALIPIFFLGTYGYFLVKNKIDESEMEKIELMFHSQKSEFNLIFNKSKTLLNLAEILVSDYDELKGDKQNLNLMLGKVAADNTEIKNIFWGSDKGRIYTSNTNLPIDYDPRSRPWYIGSLRSKNNNLSTITYEFMDGKRGTTITKKVYSKDGIFKGVIGLDLNFCGLEKKLKEFALGKKVTIFIVDKFDSIVIDSEKNNENFLLIREYMENLFPVKFSKGNYYLRDVALSTDISRIKIDTPKGAVIFIKEYIPELELLMIGGVYEHELTETAHKIIISGLLFTLLGLTITSIIVNKFIKKLDSHIKIINTLIREISLGNYKNDEKKLLEFISEDSELNAIRKEVEVLQTNIEKRELNLKNSAITDCLTGVYNRKGLELCLSAAKKKYELFDDYNFSIIIFDIDDFKKINDTYGHIFGDKVLKLICKIFIENTDKNDQIYRYGGEEFIILVHNVNRKEAFRIGNRLRKIIEKYDFILTSNLEKLMKITVSGGIAEYERGLDIEQFIKKADVLLYQSKNSGKNKIIY, encoded by the coding sequence ATGAATATAAAAAAAAAAGTTATTAAAATATCAATAATTAGTGCATTGATTCCAATATTTTTTTTAGGAACTTATGGATATTTTTTAGTTAAAAATAAAATAGATGAGAGTGAAATGGAAAAGATAGAACTCATGTTCCATTCCCAGAAGTCTGAATTTAATTTAATTTTTAATAAGTCTAAAACCTTATTGAATCTAGCTGAAATCTTAGTCAGTGACTATGATGAATTAAAGGGTGATAAGCAGAATTTAAACCTTATGCTGGGTAAAGTCGCAGCTGATAATACAGAGATTAAAAATATATTTTGGGGATCCGATAAAGGAAGGATCTACACATCCAATACAAATCTTCCAATAGATTATGACCCGAGATCACGACCCTGGTATATAGGGAGTTTAAGGTCTAAAAACAATAACTTATCCACCATAACCTATGAATTTATGGATGGGAAAAGAGGAACAACTATAACAAAAAAAGTTTACAGTAAAGATGGAATTTTTAAGGGTGTTATTGGATTGGATCTAAACTTTTGCGGCCTTGAAAAGAAATTAAAAGAGTTTGCATTGGGAAAAAAAGTAACCATATTCATAGTCGATAAATTTGATTCCATTGTTATAGACTCAGAAAAAAATAATGAAAATTTTTTGTTGATCAGAGAGTATATGGAAAATCTCTTCCCTGTTAAGTTTTCCAAAGGAAATTATTATCTGAGGGATGTAGCATTATCAACAGATATTTCACGCATAAAGATAGATACCCCCAAGGGAGCCGTAATTTTTATCAAAGAATATATTCCCGAGTTAGAACTTCTTATGATTGGAGGGGTCTATGAGCATGAATTGACTGAAACAGCTCATAAAATAATTATATCTGGTTTATTATTTACATTACTGGGACTTACAATCACCTCGATTATTGTAAATAAATTTATTAAAAAACTGGACAGCCATATCAAAATTATAAATACTTTGATAAGGGAGATTTCTCTTGGAAATTATAAAAACGATGAAAAAAAACTTTTAGAATTTATATCTGAAGACTCAGAACTTAATGCAATAAGAAAAGAAGTTGAAGTACTTCAGACCAATATAGAAAAAAGAGAACTTAATTTAAAAAACAGTGCCATAACCGACTGTCTTACTGGTGTATATAACAGGAAAGGGTTGGAACTCTGCCTGTCAGCAGCAAAGAAGAAATATGAACTATTTGATGACTATAATTTTTCGATAATTATATTTGATATAGATGATTTTAAAAAAATAAATGATACCTATGGTCATATATTTGGAGATAAAGTTTTAAAATTAATCTGTAAAATATTTATAGAAAATACCGATAAAAATGATCAGATATATAGATATGGCGGGGAAGAATTTATAATCCTTGTTCACAATGTAAATCGAAAGGAAGCATTTAGAATAGGAAATAGGCTGAGAAAAATAATAGAAAAATATGACTTTATACTTACTTCAAATTTGGAAAAACTAATGAAAATAACCGTAAGCGGCGGAATAGCCGAATATGAGAGGGGACTGGATATAGAACAATTTATAAAAAAAGCAGATGTGCTGCTTTATCAGTCTAAAAACAGCGGTAAAAATAAAATTATCTATTAG